The proteins below are encoded in one region of Drosophila santomea strain STO CAGO 1482 chromosome 2R, Prin_Dsan_1.1, whole genome shotgun sequence:
- the LOC120445884 gene encoding uncharacterized protein LOC120445884 isoform X3 encodes MEQQEEVLMHVAKVVRALITSAKPPVDLRSIVKDYMDVEGEPMPFRRMGYSSPQELLQDTEEFNFNCYGNQVFITAKYNAKTEHIARMVRQQKSSKSKSISKPTPAAQRALSQKTNYGSNFNNNHHQNKQQNYQQPQERYCQKQPQYWQPNYFQQQQQAQQLQQQYYQQTQQQTQQQYQQQRARKDTNWNRQKEEEQRRKKELELQEQAKRNKEIKEAAERVKQAKAKQERDLKDIIEQELKAKIKQIEEEFSEQLQTIKKNQEQELNRLRKELKEQDQAQRTKEVEEQTRVEKDNRDQEAQEVTMRAAKLDQEKILVTIANNKAPAMNGHGANHVKANGQAKYNDGKPPLRAILGNSASQRQQDTSSVFHTPESTFKRPLHPRVMHPGQQRSTGVSVNHRLKVTPQSDAIAPAGAPITPPASPENAQTTAAAKAPYKEDILRVQGGQVQTGKVVNKPKAKVPLKFDPSFDPVSTLNHYCEANDFEKPAYNIFNKPPHLHCSVRIAGDVYSSYPQEFTDRETACQRTAQIAIQRIQHAESHLKRSACTFNDAEFIDGLYKELLKYPHGILGHKLEDWYGSTFRQHLPSHWYDLIIESNKIRVEHGIDPRIILFANDPGSSEPVRISTNTLPQLILPWQSSEGGSHDWNMFISYCDSTKRVWARMIDQIANFEELTKHMGRQMESPLFRQKVCKPHVQEVYLVEIPDGWNRVRVISVDEENCSCRCHFVDFGDVATFHFEDLFQCPPQFLVLPAQAVCLSMYALDKFEDHPHAQQVLTKELDGQTVVAHVLTTEKKFLELGGAAQGVVENGNRRACLVATLYDTSTAEDIHLNDLVASRITKCTPAPSLSDEKKIGKTTPILVSHINDDGDLMVLLRNDDFKFVERSIAQTVADLGAQDRVTYSDLLHDRHIFVCDESVDGVKQWFRGRLVTRPLNPEEETFDVYYVDDGRQRKTHISNIYRLEANNRALATFPPQAIPVRLHDVPAIAGQMLGRLRGLIPSRTEALLKVVAKDGAKPLVNVFIREDPESMYMCVNIGLRLEFEMASSLINDI; translated from the exons ATGGAACAGCAAGAGGAGGTCCTGATGCACGTGGCCAAGGTGGTCAGGGCACTGATCACGTCCGCAAAGCCGCCGGTCGATCTGCGGTCCATCGTTAAGGATTACATGGACGTCGAAGGTGAGCCGATGCCCTTTCGCCGGATGGGCTACTCGAGTCCCCAAGAACTGCTCCAAGATACGGAGGAGTTCAACTTTAACTGCTACGGCAATCAG GTCTTCATCACAGCGAAGTATAACGCCAAAACAGAACACATTGCGCGTATGGTACGCCAGCAGAAGTCCAGCAAGtccaaatcaatatcgaaGCCCACGCCAGCTGCCCAGCGAGCACTAAGTCAGAAGACCAACTACGGCTCTAACTTCAATAACAATCATCACCAAAATAAGCAGCAGAATTATCAGCAGCCGCAGGAACGGTATTGTCAGAAACAGCCGCAGTACTGGCAGCCCAATTacttccagcagcagcagcaggcacagCAGCTACAGCAGCAGTACTATCAACAAACCCAGCAGCAGACCCAGCAGCAGTACCAACAACAACGGGCACGTAAGGATACCAATTGGAACCGGCAGAAGGAAGAGGAGCAGCGTCGGAAAAAGGAACTTGAGCTGCAGGAGCAGGCTAAACggaataaagaaataaaggaAGCAGCTGAGCGCGTTAAGCAGGCGAAAGCCAAGCAAGAACGAGATCTAAAGGATATCATAGAACAAGAACTGAAGGCTAAGATCAAACAGATTGAAGAAGAGTTTTCAGAACAGCTGCAGACTATTAAGAAGAATCAGGAACAGGAGCTCAATAGGCTGAGAAAAGAGCTTAAGGAACAAGATCAAGCTCAAAGAACGAAGGAAGTCGAAGAACAGACGCGCGTAGAGAAAGATAACCGCGATCAGGAGGCTCAGGAGGTTACCATGCGAGCTGCAAAGTTGGATCAGGAAAAGATCCTTGTAACAATTGCCAACAACAAGGCACCAGCCATGAATGGACACGGTGCAAACCACGTTAAGGCTAACGGACAAGCCAAATACAATGACGGCAAACCTCCGCTGCGCGCAATACTAGGCAACAGTGCTTCGCAGCGCCAGCAAGATACGAGCAGCGTATTCCATACCCCTGAATCCACATTCAAACGGCCGCTTCATCCGCGAGTAATGCACCCTGGTCAGCAACGCTCCACGGGCGTCTCTGTGAATCACCGACTGAAAGTAACGCCGCAATCGGATGCAATCGCGCCAGCGGGAGCGCCCATTACTCCGCCAGCTTCGCCAGAAAATGCTCAAACAACAGCCGCTGCTAAAGCGCCGTACAAGGAAGATATCCTTCGAGTGCAAGGAGGTCAGGTTCAAACAGGCAAAGTCGTTAACAAGCCAAAAGCGAAGGTGCCACTTAAATTCGATCCCTCCTTCGACCCCGTATCCACGCTCAACCACTATTGCGAGGCAAATGACTTTGAGAAACCTGCGTACAACATATTCAACAAGCCGCCACACCTTCACTGTTCCGTGCGGATCGCTGGCGATGTGTACAGTAGCTATCCGCAAGAGTTCACTGATAGGGAGACTGCGTGCCAGCGCACAGCACAAATCGCCATCCAGCGTATCCAGCATGCCGAGTCCCACCTAAAGCGCTCTGCCTGCACTTTTAACGATGCGGAGTTTATCGACGGATTGTACAAGGAGCTGTTGAAATACCCACATGGCATATTGGGTCACAAGCTGGAGGATTGGTACGGCAGCACCTTCCGGCAACACCTGCCCAGTCACTGGTACGATTTGATCATCGAGTCGAATAAAATTCGCGTTGAGCACGGCATTGATCCAAGGATCATATTGTTTGCCAACGATCCTGGGTCATCGGAGCCGGTCCGCATCAGCACGAACACCCTGCCACAGCTGATACTGCCATGGCAGTCAAGCGAAGGAGGATCGCACGACTGGAACATGTTCATCAGCTACTGCGACTCCACCAAGCGAGTGTGGGCTCGAATGATCGATCAGATCGCAAACTTTGAGGAACTGACGAAGCATATGGGACGACAAATGGAGTCTCCGCTTTTCCGACAAAAAGTATGTAAGCCTCATGTTCAGGAAGTCTATCTGGTGGAGATTCCCGATGGCTGGAATCGTGTGCGTGTGATTTCCGTCGATGAGGAGAACTGTTCGTGTCGTTGTCACTTTGTGGACTTTGGCGATGTGGCAACGTTTCACTTTGAAGATTTGTTCCAGTGTCCACCACAATTCTTGGTCCTCCCGGCCCAGGCCGTGTGCCTCAGCATGTACGCCTTGGATAAGTTTGAGGATCATCCGCACGCTCAGCAGGTGTTAACGAAGGAGCTGGATGGCCAGACGGTTGTCGCCCATGTGCTCACCACCGAGAAGAAGTTCTTGGAACTGGGTGGAGCCGCTCAGGGAGTGGTGGAGAACGGTAATCGGCGGGCGTGCTTGGTGGCCACGCTGTATGATACCTCCACGGCTGAGGACATTCATTTAAACGATTTGGTTGCGAGCAGGATAACCAAGTGCACACCGGCACCATCGCTAAGTGACGAAAAGAAGATCGGCAAGACCACTCCTATTCTTGTGTCTCACATCAACGATGATGGTGATCTAATGGTGCTGCTCCGCAATGATGACTTTAAGTTTGTGGAGCGCAGTATTGCGCAAACTGTGGCTGATTTGGGCGCGCAGGACCGTGTTACTTATTCCGACCTGCTCCACGACCGCCATATTTTTGTGTGCGACGAGTCTGTCGATGGCGTGAAGCAGTGGTTCCGCGGTCGGTTGGTCACCAGACCACTCAATCCGGAGGAAGAGACTTTCGATGTCTACTACGTGGACGATGGACGGCAGCGTAAGACGCACATCTCTAATATCTACCGCCTGGAGGCCAACAACAGAGCTCTGGCTACATTCCCGCCACAGGCCATTCCTGTTCGCCTGCACGACGTTCCAGCGATCGCGGGTCAGATGCTGGGTCGCCTGCGAGGTCTGATACCATCGCGCACCGAAGCTCTG CTAAAGGTTGTGGCCAAGGATGGTGCAAAGCCTTTGGTAAACGTATTCATCCGTGAGGACCCGGAGTCCATGTACATGTGCGTGAATATAGGCCTTCGCCTGGAATTTGAGATGGCTAG CTCCTTAATCAACGACATCTGA